The Panicum virgatum strain AP13 chromosome 6K, P.virgatum_v5, whole genome shotgun sequence nucleotide sequence TTGAGGTTTCACCTTGAGCTTGTGATTGTTATATGAAACAACACCTGCTATGGCTGCAGGATGCAGGATTCCAAGTAAAAATGTTACCAAATAGATACAAAAAAATATCAATTATGAAGTTCAATAATTCAGATTCATCAGTAGAATACCTATGGCATAACCAATTATGTTTATGAAGGTAAGCTGTGTGTCAGCAAAGATGGCAGCTGACAGAAGAACAACAGACCAATCCCTCACAACTCCAGTCACACGAGCTGTCAGTGCACTAGTCCGAGATATCACAAGGAAAACTGACATATTGAGTACGAAAGTGCACAGGCAGTTTAAGAACAATGTGAATGGCGGGAAGTTCCACGAAATACTATCATCCATCTTTGGCTTCTCTAAGAACAACCAGGGAATAAAGAGGCACACAGCACTGCAGGAAAAGTCATAGATTAAGTTGAGTTTATTGATCAGAAGGGCGAATGGGCAACATACCTGCAAGGGCTGACATAATACATCATGGATATCAAGTTCAGCTTGACACCCTTTTTCTTCAGAAATATCTCAATGAAGATAAGTCTTAAGGCTTCTGCAACAACTCCACCCATCTGGTAAACCACTCCAACCCAACTAATTGTAATTTCACCAACAGAAGCCACAATAACTCCGACGCTGATGACAGACATGATAGAAAGCATTTTATAGCTCATTTCTTCTAGACCGAATGCTGCTCCAAGGAGAAACACGGCTACAGGCACTGTGTGTTCAGTAAAGAGTAAATGAGCAACATGTATACAATTAGCGAAAGCCTATGCTTGTCCATCTCTATCAAAAAACAGAGAAGCACACATACTTATTGCCTTTAACATCTGTGCAAATGCAACAGATATGTAGAGGTATGCACTGTTCCCTAGCCAGAGTGTCATTGCGAACATTGCTCCAATTGGAATAACCGAACTGATATATCTGAAAGTTCATGTGAACTGGTAAGGAAAAAAATAGTGCAATTCCAGCACATAGTGTGAACAAAACAATAAAATCAGGACAGCACAGGAAAATAATATTCTCATCGTTTCCATATTTAAATTAAAACTGGTGTTTCTTTAAGAGCTTAAATTTCAACATTAGAATATAAGACATGTATGAATGCGTCTGCACATGGTTGAATAGGTAATTAAATCATTCTGCAGAAAATTTATGAGTAAGAAAGTAGTTTATATTTCTAAGAAATTAGAGTGAGCCGAGACTCACATATCTGTAGTCATTCCCTCCTCAATCTTTATGATCTGAGAAACATCAGCAAGACAAAAGGAAATAGTAAGCGTTTGCCCAGATCTATAGAATATACCAGGGGAGCAAATGGAACCACAGGAAGTCTCCATTGTTACACATCTAACTAGTAATACAGCAAGCAAAGTATGTGCCATTATAAGTGCATGAATAAGTACCTTGAAAACTTTCGTAATTGCAAAGCACACTACAGATGAGAAGACCATGTGCAGCAGAGTCAGTGCCACTGGATAGGGGAAGTTGATCTCTTTTGAGGATAAAACCCACTGCATCAAGCAAAAACAAAGTACTTGACAGTTAATAAGGTTGAAAGGGTGTTCAATGccataataaataaaaaagtttAAATTCATCAAATGAATGATGTTTCATGCGACTTATTGTGACTTGCGTAAGGGATATCCATTAGTGCATGATAATTTGCTCCTACACCAAAACTACTAATATTCCAACCAACTAAAAGTAATTTTGCAGAATCTTGCTTTACAATGTGAAGTAAAAAAGAACCAAGGCACCAAGAGGCCTAACTGATGATGATTAATCATCCAATAAAACCACAACTAGTTCAAATCTACCCTCATGTCAGCTTTACAATGCATTCTTAGTCTTGTTTGTACGGAAATGAGAGCCAATGGAAAATGTAGAAATTGTTGATTTCTAATTTTCTATGGGGTGATCTAATAGAGCTTATCCAATTGATCAGAAGAAAGAAGTATCCATGGACAAGTGCCCACAGCCCAGGTGATGAGTTTCGATCAAATGGTCTATCTGCCAGAACAGGCCTTCGAGTCAAGGAAATCACAAGTAGAAATGTTCTTAAACCACCTACCACAAGAAAAGCAATGGCAGGAGGAACCTGGTCACTGCCTCAGTGGGAAAAGGATTCTTCAAAATTGCCAGCAGAACAAGTCATGGTATCAAAAAGGACCTCTATATCCCCTACAGGCACACTGCACTACAATTGACTAATTGCCACATGTTTCAGCAAACTTtagcaaggaaaaaaaaacagaaatatttTCCTCATTATTGAAGCAGATACGAGCTGTCACATGAGAGCAAGTCAACTCGCCCCAACCAAAAGGAGATCCACACCGTGCGAACGAAGGAACCAAGCAAGCAACCATGTGAGCCTGAAGCTTTCCCCGGATCTCAAGCTGCTGAACAGTGAAACTGACGGTGCGGATGGGGATCTGCCCCGAGACATGACATTCACAAAGCCCAGTTTGAAGGCTAGCTAAACGGGTGGGATAAAATCGGCTCCAAGGAAAATCAAATTTGTCATGGGACTGGATAGTGAAATGAATCCTGAAAAGCTACAGCTAcatgagcaaaaaaaaaaaacactccgATTCTGTCCCCTGGCCTGCAGAAAGCAGACAGTGATTCGGGGTGGTGAACACAGGGGCCACGGAGGGAATCCATCGCCGGAGCAAAGCCAAACTTACAGCCCACGATCACGAGCAGTTCCGTCCCCAAATCTCAGCGCGCTCACTCCACGGCGTCCACCGAAGATCCCCCCAACCGGAGCGCATTTCGGCCTCCAGGCTTCCAGCAGCACGGAGCACGCACATCGCTCTCTCGCCCCATGCGACGGGCCAGCGCGGAGCCCCGCCCCGATTCGCCGACGCTAGTCTACGCAAAACCCCCCAGGAATCCGACCCGTTTCCGCGGACGGCGGGCGGGCGAATCGAGCGCGAGGCGGAGGGAGGCCGTccgggggagggagagagagagcgcgcgcggggatttggggagggagggagtgcTTCGGGCTTGCCTTGTTGAAGAAGATCTGGCCACCGGAGATGACGATGTAGAAGAGGAGGTGGAAGTAGGTGACGGCGCCGTCCCGCCACGCCGGCTTGctcttcgccggcggcggcggcggcggcttcccgcTCCCGCCATCATTGTTCCTCTCCATGGGGGCCGGGGGGCGAGCTcgcgcggcggtggtggacgCGCTGGGGGTGGGGGGTTTGCACTAGcactgggcggcggcgcctcgtgATTGGGAATGGAGAGAGGGAGGGTGGGAACGGGAGGGGGATGTTGGcgtgcgccgcgccggccactgCCTCGGGCTCCGGAGCAGGTCGGCCTCCCGCGGCTGGGTCGCTGCAGGTGGGCCCTGCTGGCCGCGCATGGCCTGGCCCACCACCCGCCTTGGCGCTTTGCGTCGCGTTGCTCTGGGAAGTCAAAATTAGGCGAGTCAAAGGTGGGCACCGCCCGCCATCGTACTGCCGGCGTCCAGTGTACACTCTTGTTTGTACCAGCAAGCGGGCGCCGACATCTTTTTTCCTTTCGATTTCTTAAAAAAGAGCATACGATGAGCTATTTAAATTTGTGAATGCAAAAATGCACTTCGAAGTTAAATAGTTGATGAACCTAGGTTACACATCCttacaagtttagggaccgtcAATGCATTTTAAGTGGGATGCGCGTCTGCAATAAAACCTAGTATAAGATAATCTCAAACAAGTAGGTACTATTTGGCAGGGTTCCTAGAGTAGCTTCTAGACTGAATTCATGAGAAGCTATGCCAAACAATTTTTCCGAGAAAAGTAATTCTATGCTGATTCTATGAAATGATTCTCTGAAACGAACCAAGGAGCTGGGAGCTAGAAAAAAAATAGGTCCTTCTGATTCACTTCTCACATTGGATCTATTTTTATAAAGTTAATCTCAGAAAATAATAAAGAATAACTTTCAGATAGTGCATCACTTCCCTCAAAGAAACAAGAATCAAAATTAATTGGAGCTCTACCAAACTGGCTGGAGAATGAGAGATGGcgcaaaaagagagaaaaagaaggaattgaggaaaataaataaataaactgtTCATTCACTTATGGATGGAACACACCAGCGGGGGATCATATATCTAATATCATCTAACATCCTGTGACTGTTGCTATAGCAGTGGGCTAAATCTAAAGTCCCAGAAAGTAGGAACAACCTCCTACTTAAAAATTAAAATGTAAAGAATAACTCCTACTTATAAAAAATAAGGATCCTGAAATGCTGGAGTTGCTATTAAGGCTCACTGGCAACCCGGTCACCCTGATCATGAGCACACAAATGGTAGCGCTGTTCCCTTGCTTTTATCGGGACAGATTTTCCAGGTTCCGTCCTAATTTCCACAGATCTCGACTGAAATGTTCCATGTGGGTACAAAAACTATGCAACGTGTCAGGCTGTTCCTTTCCACACCGACAAGAGCCTCCATCACGAATACCTCCAGCGATGTACGTAGCGGCAAACGGTGGTGCGTCCATGACATGACACATACCCAGAAAAAAAGAATCAAATCGGAACCGATAGTGAGCTAGTCCAAAGAGACGTTGATCTTGAGGCTGGACTCGGTGCTGATGGTCTCCTTGTTGGTGGCACCGGCGGGGTGATCGCCGCACTTTAGCCGCAGCCTCAGGTGCACGGGCCTCATCACCACCAGGTCCCTCACGTCACCGCCACGGCTCCCCATCAGGAGCTCCACGCCCGCATGCTCCTCACGGAGCTGGCAGCCCATGATCCGCTTCACCAGCTCTTTCTGATCCGCATGATTGCCGACCGTCCTCGCAAGCTTCAGGTACAGCGCAGCAGAGGCCACCAGCTGCAAATCGTACGCGATAGTGCGATGTGTTTGATCCTCATTGTGGTATGATGGAAGTGCGTAGGAATGATtagttttcttattttttttctttttgcttcaGATGATACTGTACCTCGCATGTCCCCGGGCTGACGTTAACCGCGCAGGTGAACTGCACTCTTCGCTGATCTTGGTAGCTTTGATCAGCAGATTTATCGTCACCCCCATGTGCACTAGTAGGTTCCTCGGCGACTTCAGAGAAGGCTAGGTTGTCCAGCTCGTCGTACCACTGCTGTGCGATCCCAACCTGATGGCATGTGTGTCCACATGAAGGATTAGGCATTTGCCGACTAGATTTGCACTTAAACTATTAGGAAAAATCACGATGCCCTCGGCGGCAGTGCTTTTTACCTTTTCCGTTGCCGTGTCTGGTCCATCAGAACC carries:
- the LOC120711328 gene encoding probable sugar phosphate/phosphate translocator At3g14410 isoform X1, coding for MERNNDGGSGKPPPPPPAKSKPAWRDGAVTYFHLLFYIVISGGQIFFNKWVLSSKEINFPYPVALTLLHMVFSSVVCFAITKVFKIIKIEEGMTTDIYISSVIPIGAMFAMTLWLGNSAYLYISVAFAQMLKAIMPVAVFLLGAAFGLEEMSYKMLSIMSVISVGVIVASVGEITISWVGVVYQMGGVVAEALRLIFIEIFLKKKGVKLNLISMMYYVSPCSAVCLFIPWLFLEKPKMDDSISWNFPPFTLFLNCLCTFVLNMSVFLVISRTSALTARVTGVVRDWSVVLLSAAIFADTQLTFINIIGYAIAIAGVVSYNNHKLKVKPQANPQQGDENKVNQGNPRDVEISINSTKEAS
- the LOC120711328 gene encoding probable sugar phosphate/phosphate translocator At3g14410 isoform X2, with protein sequence MQWVLSSKEINFPYPVALTLLHMVFSSVVCFAITKVFKIIKIEEGMTTDIYISSVIPIGAMFAMTLWLGNSAYLYISVAFAQMLKAIMPVAVFLLGAAFGLEEMSYKMLSIMSVISVGVIVASVGEITISWVGVVYQMGGVVAEALRLIFIEIFLKKKGVKLNLISMMYYVSPCSAVCLFIPWLFLEKPKMDDSISWNFPPFTLFLNCLCTFVLNMSVFLVISRTSALTARVTGVVRDWSVVLLSAAIFADTQLTFINIIGYAIAIAGVVSYNNHKLKVKPQANPQQGDENKVNQGNPRDVEISINSTKEAS